In Streptomyces sp. DG2A-72, one genomic interval encodes:
- a CDS encoding lactonase family protein: MSSGGLSRRGFVGALAGTGAAVTLPACDKAPAPAADTTPPETTASAPREAAKPSGPRPLYLGTYTSVDGGGKGIGLATYDTASGRITGEETIEDVGDPSYLALHPNGRTLYAVNEREDGAVTAVRLSDRAILGSRSTGGGAPCHLSVHPSGRWLLSANYASGSVAVHPIDASGALGERTDLVTHNSPAPGPGQEGPHAHQFVTSPDGGHVLAVDLGTDTVYTYRLDTRAGTLTEVSQAHTRAGAGPRHLTFHPGGRYAYLANEVDDTVSVCGYDRASGRLTIGEPQSTGTGEGTSYPAQIVVTPNGAYAYLANRGHNSLARYAVEADGARLRLLGTVPVSGDFPRQIALAPDGTLLFAANQRSSTVSVFHVDAASGELRLAGDPFASPVAVCALPL; encoded by the coding sequence ATGAGCAGTGGTGGCTTGAGCAGGCGCGGATTCGTCGGCGCGCTCGCGGGAACGGGCGCCGCGGTGACCCTCCCGGCGTGTGACAAGGCCCCGGCGCCCGCCGCGGACACGACACCTCCCGAGACGACCGCGAGCGCACCCCGCGAGGCCGCCAAGCCCTCCGGCCCCCGCCCCCTGTACCTCGGCACCTACACCTCCGTCGACGGCGGCGGCAAGGGCATCGGCCTGGCGACGTATGACACCGCCAGCGGCCGGATCACCGGCGAGGAAACCATCGAGGACGTCGGCGACCCGTCGTATCTGGCACTCCATCCGAACGGCCGCACGCTGTACGCCGTCAACGAGCGCGAGGACGGTGCCGTGACCGCCGTCCGGCTGTCCGACCGCGCCATTCTCGGCAGCCGGAGCACCGGCGGTGGCGCACCCTGCCATCTGTCGGTGCATCCGAGCGGGCGCTGGCTGCTCAGCGCCAACTACGCTTCCGGCAGTGTGGCCGTGCACCCCATCGACGCCTCCGGCGCACTCGGCGAGCGCACCGACCTGGTCACGCACAACAGCCCGGCACCGGGCCCGGGTCAAGAGGGCCCGCACGCCCACCAGTTCGTCACCAGTCCCGACGGCGGCCATGTCCTCGCCGTCGACCTCGGCACGGACACCGTCTACACCTACCGCCTCGACACCCGCGCGGGCACCCTCACCGAGGTTTCCCAGGCCCACACGCGCGCCGGCGCGGGCCCCCGGCACCTCACCTTCCACCCGGGCGGCCGGTACGCCTACCTGGCCAACGAGGTGGACGACACGGTCTCGGTGTGCGGATACGACCGCGCCTCCGGTCGCCTGACGATCGGCGAGCCGCAGTCCACGGGCACCGGCGAGGGCACCAGCTACCCGGCGCAGATCGTGGTGACACCGAACGGCGCGTACGCCTATCTCGCCAACCGGGGCCACAACAGCCTCGCCCGCTACGCGGTGGAGGCCGACGGCGCCCGGCTCAGGCTGCTGGGCACGGTGCCGGTGTCCGGTGACTTCCCCCGGCAGATCGCCCTCGCGCCGGACGGGACCCTGCTGTTCGCGGCGAACCAGAGGTCGAGCACGGTGAGCGTGTTCCACGTGGACGCCGCAAGCGGTGAACTGCGGCTCGCGGGCGACCCGTTCGCCTCACCCGTCGCCGTCTGTGCGCTGCCGCTGTAG
- a CDS encoding FUSC family protein, with protein sequence MRDVRERTESLERLVKKRRRDPVVVQTLRSAAAATIAYVIALRLSPEQLPLTAPLTALLVVQVTLYATLTNGIRRVNSVVAGVLVAIAFSLLVGLTWWSLALLILAALAVGHLVRVDEYVPEVAISAMLVLGVTTVGDTAWARVVETLIGAVVGLGFNLLLAPPVWVGQAGESIEGLARRLRQLMLSMGEEAAGRTPVEQATARLHEARRLDHDIVEVDAALRQAEDSLRLNPRVREGLLHRVVLRTGLDTLEICTVVLRVLARSFTDLAKERDPEPLFAPPTGAAVEQLLAEIADAVVSFAVLVTTSVSANAESAEARLAAELHTAAATRDKLAQLLREEAERETRHWQLFGAVLTEVNRILDELDTEHRTRRLLEELDRVSQEQRARMPRLTRLRERLGVQEQLWRNRTGMGERFR encoded by the coding sequence ATGCGAGATGTGCGTGAGCGGACGGAGTCCCTCGAGCGCCTGGTGAAGAAGCGGCGCCGGGACCCCGTCGTCGTCCAGACGCTGCGGTCGGCCGCCGCCGCGACGATCGCCTACGTCATCGCGCTGCGCCTGAGCCCCGAGCAGCTGCCGCTCACCGCGCCCCTGACCGCGCTGCTGGTCGTCCAGGTCACCCTCTACGCCACGCTCACCAACGGCATCCGCCGGGTGAACTCCGTGGTGGCCGGTGTCCTCGTGGCCATCGCCTTCAGCCTGCTGGTGGGGCTGACCTGGTGGAGCCTCGCCCTGCTGATCCTCGCCGCGCTGGCCGTGGGGCACCTGGTGCGGGTCGACGAGTACGTCCCCGAGGTCGCGATCAGCGCGATGCTGGTCCTCGGCGTGACCACCGTCGGGGACACGGCATGGGCGCGGGTGGTGGAGACGCTCATCGGCGCGGTCGTCGGACTCGGCTTCAATCTGCTGCTGGCGCCGCCGGTGTGGGTCGGCCAGGCGGGTGAGTCCATCGAGGGGCTGGCCCGCCGGCTGCGGCAGCTGATGCTGAGCATGGGTGAGGAGGCGGCCGGTCGTACCCCGGTCGAGCAGGCCACCGCGCGGCTGCACGAGGCGCGCCGGCTCGATCACGACATCGTCGAAGTGGACGCGGCGCTGCGGCAGGCCGAGGACAGTCTGCGGCTCAATCCGCGTGTGCGTGAGGGCCTGTTGCACCGGGTCGTGCTGCGCACCGGCCTGGACACGCTGGAGATCTGCACCGTCGTCCTGCGCGTCCTCGCCCGCAGCTTCACCGACCTGGCCAAGGAACGCGACCCCGAGCCGCTGTTCGCGCCGCCGACGGGCGCCGCCGTGGAACAGCTGCTGGCCGAGATCGCCGACGCCGTGGTCAGCTTCGCCGTCCTGGTCACCACCAGCGTCAGCGCCAACGCCGAGTCGGCGGAGGCCCGGCTCGCCGCCGAGCTGCACACCGCGGCGGCCACCCGCGACAAGCTCGCCCAGCTGCTGCGCGAGGAGGCCGAGCGAGAGACCCGGCACTGGCAGCTGTTCGGCGCCGTTCTGACCGAGGTGAACCGCATCCTCGACGAACTCGACACCGAGCACCGCACACGTCGTCTGCTGGAGGAACTGGACCGCGTGTCCCAGGAGCAGCGTGCGCGGATGCCGCGTCTGACCCGGCTGCGTGAACGTCTGGGCGTCCAGGAGCAGCTGTGGCGGAACCGTACCGGCATGGGCGAGCGTTTTCGGTAG
- a CDS encoding DUF2470 domain-containing protein: protein MGDSQPWTAAPAAAERARSLLATAWSCAVTADGGREEFVGAHSVDDDGRVLLSVPEDSALLAAAICAPRGEPSAVLEFADVAPVPVRSRIRARLWLAGWFAPEGDLLAFHATRVVLRQPTGAVVVDLDEFAAAEPDPLATAESRLLTHLADCHADAVERLTRLVEPESLHGAVKVQPLAVDRHGLTLRIERTRAHGDVRLAFHRPADDVAQLTERMHILISQASAASCPRALQRQRTDGDG, encoded by the coding sequence ATGGGTGACAGCCAACCCTGGACGGCCGCGCCTGCCGCGGCGGAGCGGGCCCGTTCGCTGCTCGCCACCGCGTGGTCCTGCGCGGTGACCGCGGACGGCGGCAGGGAGGAGTTCGTCGGCGCGCACTCCGTGGACGACGACGGACGGGTGCTCCTGAGCGTGCCCGAGGACAGCGCGCTGCTCGCGGCGGCGATCTGCGCGCCCCGCGGCGAGCCGTCCGCCGTCCTGGAGTTCGCCGACGTCGCGCCCGTCCCCGTACGCAGCCGGATCCGCGCCCGGCTCTGGCTCGCCGGCTGGTTCGCCCCCGAGGGCGACCTGCTCGCGTTCCACGCCACGCGCGTGGTGCTGCGGCAGCCCACCGGCGCCGTGGTCGTCGACCTCGACGAGTTCGCCGCCGCCGAACCGGACCCGCTGGCCACGGCGGAGTCCCGGCTGCTGACGCACCTCGCCGACTGCCACGCCGACGCCGTCGAGCGGCTCACCCGGCTCGTCGAGCCCGAGAGCCTGCACGGCGCGGTGAAGGTCCAGCCCCTCGCCGTCGACCGGCACGGACTGACGCTGCGCATCGAACGCACCCGCGCCCACGGCGACGTACGACTGGCCTTCCACCGGCCCGCCGACGACGTCGCGCAGCTCACTGAGCGCATGCACATCCTGATCTCGCAGGCCAGCGCCGCCTCCTGCCCCCGCGCCCTACAGCGGCAGCGCACAGACGGCGACGGGTGA
- a CDS encoding erythromycin esterase family protein has translation MTWHRTGTVLTLLITLGTATAAVPATAAPTSTVVQALDHAAHPPPLSAALERGDPHRTVEPGGSTGDLRPLDRMIGDAQVVGVGEATHGSHDFFALKDRVLRHLVEEKGFRTFALEAPWSTGLRLDAYVLHGKGEPRRIMREEFQRDYLWWNNTDHLRLVEWMRAYNVRHPGDPVRFIGDDIAWTGPELYDAVTDHVAATRPELSPRFAELYRGLRPTAATKAYIEQYMSKPYAERREMAERTGEALDLLRGQGPGEGRAAYDRAVQNATVIDQTARQYAFDFEDPAQIAEAMRYRDGAMAANVVWWQRHTGTKVLLSAHDEHVGYVAVDPASSPKMQGAFLRESLGAGYVSVGVTFDRGSFNATGLDEEAVRRWTLGPAGPGSNERTLDRVRHRDYVVDLRSVGSPARAWLAKARPTRTIGTAYPDGPHDIALSRSHDVLIHLHEVEASTLRDA, from the coding sequence ATGACATGGCATCGGACCGGAACAGTCCTGACCCTGCTCATCACTCTCGGTACGGCGACGGCCGCCGTCCCGGCCACGGCCGCACCGACCAGCACCGTCGTCCAGGCCCTCGACCACGCCGCCCACCCTCCCCCACTCTCGGCTGCGCTCGAGCGGGGGGACCCCCATCGCACCGTCGAACCCGGCGGCAGCACCGGCGATCTGCGCCCCCTCGACCGCATGATCGGCGACGCGCAGGTGGTCGGCGTGGGGGAAGCCACCCATGGCTCGCACGACTTCTTCGCCCTCAAGGACCGCGTCCTCCGCCACCTCGTCGAGGAGAAGGGCTTCCGCACCTTCGCCCTGGAGGCCCCCTGGAGCACCGGCCTGCGTCTCGACGCCTACGTGCTGCACGGCAAGGGCGAACCGCGGCGCATCATGCGCGAGGAGTTCCAGCGCGACTACCTGTGGTGGAACAACACCGACCATCTGCGGCTCGTCGAGTGGATGCGGGCGTACAACGTCCGGCATCCCGGCGATCCCGTCCGCTTCATCGGCGACGACATCGCGTGGACCGGACCCGAGCTGTACGACGCGGTGACGGACCATGTGGCCGCCACCCGTCCGGAGCTCAGCCCCCGCTTCGCCGAGCTCTACCGCGGGCTACGGCCCACCGCGGCGACCAAGGCCTATATCGAGCAGTACATGAGCAAGCCGTACGCGGAACGCCGGGAGATGGCCGAGCGCACCGGCGAGGCGCTGGACCTGCTGCGCGGCCAGGGCCCCGGTGAGGGCCGGGCGGCGTACGACCGGGCCGTCCAGAACGCGACGGTGATCGACCAGACCGCCCGGCAGTACGCCTTCGACTTCGAGGACCCCGCCCAGATCGCCGAGGCCATGCGCTACCGGGACGGGGCGATGGCCGCCAACGTCGTGTGGTGGCAGCGGCACACCGGTACGAAGGTGCTGTTGTCGGCGCATGACGAGCACGTCGGCTATGTGGCGGTCGATCCCGCGTCCAGCCCGAAGATGCAGGGCGCGTTTCTGCGGGAGAGCCTCGGCGCCGGGTATGTGAGCGTCGGCGTGACCTTCGACCGGGGCTCGTTCAACGCCACCGGCCTGGACGAAGAGGCCGTCCGCCGCTGGACGCTGGGGCCGGCGGGCCCCGGCAGCAACGAACGGACCCTTGACCGGGTGCGGCACCGCGACTACGTCGTGGACCTGCGGTCGGTCGGATCGCCGGCCCGCGCGTGGCTGGCGAAGGCCCGGCCGACGCGCACCATCGGCACCGCGTATCCGGACGGCCCGCACGACATCGCGCTGAGCCGCTCGCACGACGTCCTGATCCACCTCCATGAGGTGGAGGCTTCGACGCTGCGGGACGCCTAG
- a CDS encoding FBP domain-containing protein has protein sequence MRSLTEQDIRNSFINCSKGEAKRLAIPRDLDERPWGDLDFLGWRDPGAPDRSYLLTERAERLVGVTLRFPSSRRGFLHRSMCSLCLTTHPGGGVSLMTARKAGTAGREGNSVGVYMCTDLACSLYVRGKKIPQSGIRIEESLTVDEQIARTRGNLSAFLDKLHV, from the coding sequence GCTCGAAGGGCGAGGCCAAGCGGCTGGCCATACCCCGGGATCTCGACGAACGCCCGTGGGGCGACCTCGACTTCCTCGGCTGGCGTGATCCCGGAGCACCCGATCGCAGCTATCTGCTCACCGAGCGGGCGGAGCGGCTCGTCGGTGTGACGCTGCGGTTCCCGTCCTCGCGGCGCGGCTTCCTGCACCGCAGCATGTGCTCGCTGTGTCTGACGACCCACCCGGGAGGTGGCGTCTCCCTGATGACGGCCCGCAAAGCGGGCACGGCGGGCCGCGAGGGCAACTCGGTCGGCGTGTACATGTGCACCGACCTCGCCTGTTCCCTCTACGTACGCGGCAAGAAGATCCCGCAGTCCGGGATCCGTATCGAGGAGAGTCTGACCGTGGACGAACAGATCGCCCGCACCAGGGGCAATCTGTCCGCGTTCCTCGACAAGCTGCACGTCTAG